AGAAAGTCTCACAACAGTAAACCTGGAGGAGTTAAACTAGAAGGTagagggtgtgtgtttgtgtgtgtgtgtgtggtcgtcaTTCCTGCGTTTGGTTGAAGTGCCTCGGGACCTTTGGTCAAGCTGTCGGGGTGAACGGAGTGCCAGAGGTCAGCGGCTCAAGGCAAATACACAGCCGTTATCGGACATGAAAGGCCGACAGCCACGTTTATGTACGGAATCCTTCCAGCTTTTTCATCATGCAGTAATGGAAATTAGTGAGTGCACACagtttcctttaaaaaatattttttttattttctatcaCATAAAACAACATAATTACAGAGCTGTACACATTTTACAAATTCCACATTTCCAACATGAAAGGTTAGGATTTTAcaaaaggagaggaggaaaaacaaaatgcagcgTAATTTATAGGAAATAGTTTTGGATGGTTGGCCCCATCCCAGCAACTCACAAAGATCCTCTTTAATGAGTTCCTCGCAGTCCTTAATGATTTATAGCTGAACCGGTCTGGGACGATTCATGCTCGCGTTAACTAAACATACGACCTAGTGCTTTCAGGACGGCTGAGGGGAGCAATCAAAAGTCCAGTTACCCGCTGGGGACAGTGGTAAAAGAGCATCTATCcaagcttttaaaaaataaaatatcttactgataaatacacaaacattAACTACAATATACAATCAAACACGGCAACGTCATTAGCACATTCATCTGACTGAAGTTTTTAACCAGACCATCAAAACCGGCAAATGCATTCCTGTGGCCGTCGAGGGGAAAGCCACGGCTTGGGTTGAGCAGGTATTAGCGAGCGCTCTCGGCATTCATGCGTATGATCTCGATCCAGGGGCACACAGCTGAAGCTCTTATGgctgaaaacccacgggccggACCTTCATCTCCACTCTCTTCAGGGAGTAGTTGGGCCCGTGCCAGCCGTACCAAGTGATCCCATCTGTGCTCTTTGTGTGCTCACCGTAGCGGTAAAATACGCCATTCAGATTTGAGTCGGTGCAGCAGTTGTACCAATAACCACCTGGGAGGAAATGAGGGGAAAAGAATTAGACTTGATGGTAATAGGAGAGAACTATTCCTCTCCGTTTTCTCCCGTAACGGGCTGTTGGCTTCGCTCTCGTACCTTTGCGCAGGGAGGCGCAGTGATCCACGCACTTGTCGTTGTCCTTGTTGATGGTGCTGAAGTTGGTGTTGTTGTGGTAGCGTAGGGAGTCTCCGGCGTTTCCACTATAGTTGGCGAGGAAGAGCTTGTAGCTGTTGAGCTCATTACTCACAGTGAAAAAGCCGTACTCAGCATAGCGCGTCTCTCCCTCCCAGTCCTGCATTGGAAAACACATATAAGATGATTTAGAGTGGgagagctgcagaaactgcGAATATTGGCTCTGAACGGTGGCTCCAAACGTCTCTAAATGTTAGCttgatttattattcattttcttACGCTCGCTTCTGGTCGTTATAAAGCGGTTCGGCCTGTCTTTATGCTCTCTTACTTCTGGCCCCAAATAGTTTCACGCGTGATTTACGCATCCTTGCTTTTTGAGTGTGCCGGCCCAGACTCTGCATGAGCGCCGTGGTTTTCCAACACCCACCTCCAGCTCGATCCGCAGCACACTGGGCTGCCTTGTTAGGCGGAAGATGTGGTCATTGCCCAGCCAGAAGTCTCCACGGATGGATCCAAATCCGCTCTTGTACTGCTTCCAGTCTCTGTGGAAGGAGGTCAGGCCGATCTTGCGTCTTTGAATCACAGTCCAGCCACCTCCATTTGTCTCCATATCACAGAAgacctgcaacaaaaaaaaagaaaaccacaccAAAAACTTTTTAATTGGATCCAGAGAGACACCAGACGACTGCCAAAAAAACGACACAAAAAAGATGAGCTGTACTCGGGACTGAGGTGCAACTTACGCTGAGTTCAGGTGTACCCAGAAACTCATCCTTGGGCAGTTTGTACTCGCCAGATATCTTGTAGCTCTTGGTGAAGAGTGATGCGCAGTCATATGTGGCATCTGGAGATAAAAGGAACGCCCGTTGAGTGATGTTCAAACCATATGTTGATTCACGAGCCATAAAGTACGGCTTTATGGGTATCTTGAGTGGTTTGACAGATGAAAAAGTGGCCTATTTGATTTCCCACCAAACGCAGAAGGACATTTTAGACAGCATGCTCCAGGTTTTTCTCCCCTCACAGTATGGTGAGCCCATTAATAGGCTCATGAGATCACGACGGAGCAATGAGGCTCAACTCTGGATGAGATATGGAAACCCTCCACTGCTGCTaatctttcctccacttcctgtcctgctGCCGGACGGATTCAGTTAAATAAGCGGCTGTGTGTTATCTGGCCCAGTCTCATAAATGTCCCACACAGTTCAGGTTTTGAAACCGTGAGCTGCGTAATGCCTGGTTAACCGCTCAGAGGGAGCGGCGCTGACCAGCAGGTTGACAGATCAGACTGCAAATTAATACCGTCTGCCGTTTTCTCTCACAAAGCCGATTCCCAGCAGGTGAGGGAAA
The DNA window shown above is from Salarias fasciatus chromosome 20, fSalaFa1.1, whole genome shotgun sequence and carries:
- the angptl7 gene encoding angiopoietin-related protein 7; translation: MAKLILSVAVLGVVLLLCSQTWAQNPRKRLAPPKTPKAQCCDEVRSLKVQVANLTSILEELGRKQESDLMNVVRQIMELDQQNRQQEARVTEAESKYSEINNRVEIMQLQTLQSATQTSSDATYDCASLFTKSYKISGEYKLPKDEFLGTPELSVFCDMETNGGGWTVIQRRKIGLTSFHRDWKQYKSGFGSIRGDFWLGNDHIFRLTRQPSVLRIELEDWEGETRYAEYGFFTVSNELNSYKLFLANYSGNAGDSLRYHNNTNFSTINKDNDKCVDHCASLRKGGYWYNCCTDSNLNGVFYRYGEHTKSTDGITWYGWHGPNYSLKRVEMKVRPVGFQP